One stretch of Prunus persica cultivar Lovell chromosome G1, Prunus_persica_NCBIv2, whole genome shotgun sequence DNA includes these proteins:
- the LOC18793540 gene encoding protein STRICTOSIDINE SYNTHASE-LIKE 10, with the protein MRRPFVSFFLFIVVAALDVILSSKPPAAAAASAAAANYVINLRNYHQIELARVVGPESIAFDCHGQGPYVGVSDGTILKWQGPRLGWIEFAFTSPNRPRKLCDGSTNATNEPICGRPLGLKFNPKTCDLYIADAYFGLLKTGPTGGKPEVLASSLGGVPFMFTNALDVDEETGIVYFTDTSTVFQRRVWMQSILDGDKTGRLLKYDPCTKEVTVLLHDLAFANGVALSKDKSFILVAESAPFTIHRLWLRCPKAPAFEIFAQLERPPDNIKSNNRGEFWVALNSGRGVKEVVNIETSDKWLNVNDPVAAKFDEQGTVVLVLDGEGGPALESVSEVEEQNGNLWVGSVVKPYVGVVKFQV; encoded by the exons ATGAGGCGACCTTTTgtttcattctttttgttCATAGTCGTAGCCGCTCTTGATGTCATTTTATCATCTAAACCGCCGGCGGCGGCAGCAGCATCAGCAGCAGCTGCTAATTATGTGATCAACCTCAGAAATTACCATCAAATAGAGCTGGCCAGGGTAGTTGGCCCCGAAAGCATTGCCTTTGACTGCCATGGACAAGGACCTTACGTTGGGGTTTCAGATGGTACAATTCTCAAATGGCAAGGACCTCGCTTGGGTTGGATTGAGTTTGCCTTCACCTCCCCAAACAG GCCAAGGAAATTATGTGATGGGTCAACCAACGCAACGAATGAACCCATATGTGGTAGGCCACTGGGCCTCAAGTTCAACCCCAAAACTTGTGACCTGTATATTGCAGATGCCTACTTTGGGCTCCTCAAAACAGGCCCTACTGGTGGAAAGCCGGAGGTACTTGCCAGTTCTCTAGGAGGGGTGCCCTTCATGTTTACAAATGCTCTGGACGTTGATGAAGAAACAGGCATTGTCTATTTCACAGACACAAGCACTGTCTTCCAAAGAAG GGTATGGATGCAGTCAATCCTAGACGGTGACAAAACCGGGAGGCTACTAAAATATGACCCTTGTACAAAGGAGGTGACAGTGTTGCTTCATGATTTGGCTTTTGCAAATGGTGTGGCTCTAAGCAAGGACAAGTCTTTCATCCTAGTAGCCGAATCTGCCCCCTTCACAATCCACAGGCTTTGGCTTCGATGCCCCAAAGCTCCTGCCTTTGAAATTTTTGCCCAACTAGAAAGGCCTCCGGATAATATCAAGAGCAACAACAGAGGAGAATTTTGGGTTGCACTCAATAGTGGAAGAGGAGTTAAGGAAGTAGTGAATATTGAGACCTCGGACAAATGGTTGAATGTAAATGATCCTGTAGCAGCAAAGTTTGATGAGCAAGGAACAGTTGTGCTGGTGTTGGATGGAGAAGGCGGTCCAGCTCTGGAATCTGTTAGCGAGGTTGAAGAACAAAATGGGAATTTGTGGGTTGGGTCGGTAGTGAAGCCTTATGTTGGTGTAGTTAAGTTTCAGGTATAG
- the LOC18790525 gene encoding uncharacterized protein LOC18790525, with the protein MIPLQIHHLTPSFFISKTTPLHSSLPLPHLISPTSQRTKIYLKPNPFSFPPILLSNPTFKFVRASASQASSFSTNEEESTEISPELEDLSPDGVVYKKTLALVECSMFAALTGLVYFLSNSLAIENYFGCFFSLPIVITSMRWGISTGRKTMVATTMLLLVLSGPVKALTYLLKHGLVGFTMGGLWRSGANWGLSILLCTIVRSLGAVGYVLISSFLISENILALITINIHASLTFIFTASGIYTVPSMGVIYALFGTLVLINSGSFMFLLHLLYSVFLTRLGMKSSLRLPRWLEKAI; encoded by the exons ATGATTCCCCTGCAAATTCACCACCTCACCCCATCATTCTTCATTTCCAAAACTACCCCTCTCCActcttctctccctcttcctcACCTTATCTCTCCCACCTCTCAAAGAACCAAAATTTATCTCAAACCCAACCCCTTTTCGTTTCCCCCAATTTTACTATCCAACCCCACCTTCAAATTTGTTAGGGCATCAGCAAGTCAAGCATCATCATTTTCtacaaatgaagaagaaagcacTGAAATTTCACCCGAGCTTGAAGACTTATCGCCCGACGGCGTCGTTTATAAGAAGACATTAGCATTGGTGGAGTGCTCCATGTTTGCTGCACTTACTGGCTTGGTGTACTTCCTCAGCAATTCTCTCGCAATTGAG AATTATTTTGGCTGCTTCTTCTCGTTGCCAATAGTGATCACCTCAATGAGATGGGGCATCAGTACTGGAAGAAAAACTATG GTGGCAACAACTATGCTATTACTAGTTTTGTCTGGTCCAGTGAAAGCCTTAACTTATCTG CTTAAGCATGGTTTAGTTGGTTTCACAATGGGAGGTTTATGGAG GTCGGGAGCAAATTGGGGTCTTTCAATTCTCTTGTGCACAATT GTTCGATCACTGGGCGCTGTAGGCTATGTTTTGATATCTTCATTCTTGATAAGTGAAAACATACTTGCTTTG ATCACTATAAACATTCATGCTTCTCTAACATTCATATTCACTGCGTCGGGCATCTATACAGTCCCGTCGATGGGAGTGATATATGCCTTATTTGGCACTCTG gTATTGATCAACAGTGGATCCTTCATGTTCTTGCTGCACCTATTGTATTCGGTGTTCCTTACCAGGCTTGGAATGAAATCATCATTGAGATTGCCAAGATGGCTAGAGAAGGCTATATGA
- the LOC18793861 gene encoding uncharacterized protein LOC18793861 has protein sequence MKDRGKAVEAHNNIDMEYFSSSEMPCRKHPNSSSVGICAYCLKERLVKLVCSDCGEQRLSSCSCSEISSNRNSCTVEVGSVGRVSFLIENEKHEALQSNSKANKTQEKEDVVVLRRSSSSCVEIKRSGFWRFGRLFRKKRSDKDCGNQSVVGFDEKSEMWLVDHMGVSRSRSLCSFRGGGFFGSEDGGEHLMVSGARSSISAARSSSVTTAGMVLDSGRKSGFSEGRKSGFSEGRKSGFSEGRKSGFSEAEPRKSGFDGEKKDEVLASELGTDFKGAKKNGLMEAADKGFSGATRRVFSLKESDFSGMDESGFIDLKLDYSAESKPEFSAMKMGNITDTDSVFGSMRGSDFVANECGGPFGGLIGDGIFSHGGSCRITVNDRGIKRGRKSSKGWKWIFRHHPSWGSTRKKDEDLMFKT, from the coding sequence ATGAAAGACAGAGGCAAAGCTGTGGAAGCACATAACAACATTGACATGGAGTACTTTTCTTCATCTGAAATGCCATGTAGAAAACACCCCAATTCATCATCAGTTGGGATATGCGCTTACTGTCTTAAAGAACGTTTGGTCAAGCTCGTCTGCTCAGATTGTGGCGAGCAGCGTCTCTCTTCCTGCTCTTGCTCTGAGATCTCATCAAACCGAAACTCATGCACTGTGGAGGTAGGCAGCGTTGGCAGAGTCTCATTTCTGATTGAGAATGAAAAGCATGAGGCTTTACaatcaaattccaaggccAACAAGACCCAAGAGAAAGAGGATGTTGTGGTGCTCAGGAGAAGCAGCAGTAGCTGCGTTGAGATTAAAAGAAGTGGGTTTTGGAGATTTGGGCGGTTGTTTAGGAAGAAAAGATCAGACAAAGATTGTGGGAACCAAAGTGTTGTTGGGTTTGATGAGAAAAGCGAGATGTGGCTCGTTGATCATATGGGCGTGTCAAGGTCCAGGTCTCTCTGCAGTTTCAGGGGCGGTGGCTTTTTTGGATCAGAGGATGGTGGAGAACATTTAATGGTTTCTGGGGCCAGGAGCTCAATTTCAGCTGCAAGAAGTTCCAGTGTCACTACTGCTGGTATGGTTTTAGATTCTGGAAGAAAAAGTGGGTTCagtgaaggaagaaagagcGGATTCagtgaaggaagaaagagcGGATTCagtgaaggaagaaagagtgGGTTCAGTGAAGCAGAGCCAAGAAAAAGTGGTTTTGATGGTGAAAAGAAAGATGAGGTTTTGGCTTCTGAATTGGGTACTGATTTTAAGGGTGCCAAGAAAAATGGCCTTATGGAGGCTGCTGATAAGGGTTTCAGTGGGGCAACAAGAAGAGTTTTCTCACTCAAGGAGAGTGATTTTAGTGGCATGGATGAATCAGGGTTTATTGACTTGAAGCTTGATTATTCAGCAGAGTCCAAGCCAGAATTCTCTGCAATGAAGATGGGAAATATCACAGATACAGATTCTGTATTTGGAAGCATGAGAGGCAGTGACTTTGTGGCAAATGAATGTGGAGGTCCATTTGGAGGTCTAATTGGAGATGGTATTTTCAGCCATGGAGGTTCTTGTAGAATAACAGTCAATGACAGAGGGATCAAGAGGGGGAGGAAAAGTTCGAAGGGTTGGAAATGGATTTTCAGGCATCATCCAAGCTGGGGAAGTACTAGGAAGAAAGATGAAGATTTAATGTTCAAAACCTGA